The segment TCCGATAATACGTTGGCGCTCGGGCAGGAGCTTGTGATTAAATCAACCAATACAACAAACAATGTTTTATCCTCCCCGCCCGACCTGCAACCAAAATCCTTGCGATTAGTACATACCGTTGCCGAAAAAGAAACACTGTTCAGCATTTCACGTCAGTATGGTGTAACGGTGCAACAGCTTAAAGAATGGAACAACCTGACTACTGAGGCACTCCACATCGGGCAAACACTTTTTTTGACGCACCCGGTTTACTCAGGAGAGGAGAAAGTGACTAAAATACAAACTGAGGTGACACCGCCAACACAAGTACCTGAGGTTAAGCAACCGGAAGTAAGGGTTACATCGGTTGAAGAGAAGAGCCCGGTTATAACCATTTCCGAATCGGTAACCAATAAAGATGAAGTGAAGCAATCGGGTATTGCCGAATTGATTGACGGAACAGAAGCCAACCGAAAATACCTCGCACTTCATCGTACGGCACCGGTAGGTACCATCCTTAAGGTCCGTAATGAAATGAACAACCGCGAAGTGTTTGTTCGTGTTGTGGGCAAACTTCCGGATACAGCGCTTACGGATAAACTGATTATAAAAATCTCAAAATCAGCTTACGACCGGTTAGGTGCCATCGATCCACGCTTCCGGGTTGAGGTCACATACTATAAATGAAGCGATGTGTAGCGGGTTTTATTTTATTTATCCGGGCAGTAAGCCTGGTTAGTCAAAACCTTGTACCAAACCCAAGCTTTGAGGAATTAATCCGGTGCCCGCATAGTTTTTCAACTACCCGTAACGATTTTATGGTGCCCGGTTGGACATCGCCTACCAAAGGTACCCCCGACTTGTTTCATGCCTGCAGCTGGGGAGAGGCTGATGTGCCGTACAATTGGGCCGGATCATCGAATGCCAAAACAGGTAAGGGGTATGCAGGAATTTATGTTTGGATGAGCACCGGCAGCAATTACCGCGAGTATATTCAATGTGAAATAGCCGAGCCCCTAACGGCCAATGCACGCTACCGCATATCATTTTTCTTTAAGCTGGCATCCAATTCTGTTTATACGATTAATCGAATGGGTTTAGCATTAACAACCGAAAAAATTGAGTTTAACCACGATCGTGTGATTGATCTTGTGCCAACATTATCTGTTGAAAAGGACACTGCCCTGGATATGGCAACAGGAAAATGGGAAGAGGCTTTGCTGGAGTATACGGCAACCGGTGGTGAGCGCTACCTGACGATCGGTAATTTTTTTAATGACAAGTTAACCAAACATGCCCGTTTATCGCATCGCATCGGTAGTAATAGTATGCTGGCTACCAGTGCATATTATTATGTGGATGATGTATCGGTTACACCACTTGATCCATTGCCTGTTGTTTCCTCAAGCCAACAATTTCAGTCGGAGAATATTGAATTGAACAAGGATTATATACTGAAAAATATCCAGTTTGAATTTGACAGCTACACACTGTTGAAATCTTCGCACCCGGAACTGGATGAAATAGTCAACATCCTGATGGAGAATCCGGCTTTTCAGGTTCGTTTATCAGGTCACACAGATTTCGTTGGTTCAGATGATTACAACCTGCTGCTTTCAAGAAACCGGGCACGCAGTGTTGCCGATTATTTGATAACAAAAGGCATTAAACCAGAGCGCATTAGTTCTTTTGGCTTTGGCAAATCACGGCCGCTGGTAAACGAACAAACCGAAAAGGCCAGGAGCCTCAACCGCAGGGTTGAAATTCGGTTTACTGAGGAACAGCCTGCTGATAAATTTTAGTGGACCAATTTTCGAGGCGTGGGTTCATAAACGCAAACCAGAGAGGCGGTATTAGCGCCATCAGTATCATGGTAGGGTAGCCGTAAGGAAGCTGTGGGCTTTCATTGTAGTGGTTCAGTACCTGGTAACGCTTTATCGCATTGGCGTGGTGGTCGGAATGACGTTGCAGTTGAAATAAAAAAAAGTTACTGATTAAATGGCTGGCATTCCATGAGTGTAATGGATTCACACGTTCATACTTGCCAGGGGCAACTTGTTTTCGCACAATGCCATAGTGTTCAACATAATTCACTAATTCAAGCAACGTAAAAGCGAAAAAACTTTGCGCAAATAAAAATACAGGAATTTGCCAGCTTGCATAACCGGTTAGGTAATGTGTAACAAGCATTAAGGTTCCGCAAAATAAAACCGGTAGTACGGTAAACCAGATCATGCTATTTTTCCAATGGAAAGCGGAGATCCCTTTTTTATGCAGGGATGATTTTTCATGGCCCCAGGCATGCCAATAGCCAACAAAAACAGAACGAAACCAAAATGCATAAAAGTTTTCGTTCTTTCTGGCTGTTGCCGGGTCTTCCGGTGTGGCTACGTAAACATGGTGCCCGCGGTTATGTTCAATATAAAAGTGCATGTAGCAAACCGTCATCAGCAAAAGCTTACTGTAAAATCGTTCAAGGGATGACTTTTTATGGCCTAATTCATGCGCTACGGTTATGCCAATTCCCCCTGTAACTAATGAAAAGCTAAGCACAAAGCCTGCCCATTCTGGCAAAGATTGGAGTTTGCCTTGGGTAATGGCATAACATCCCCACACTACGAAAAGCAATTGAACGTATGTCCAGATGTAGGTAACAAAGCGGTAATACTTTTCTTCGCTGACAAGTTTCATCTGATCGGCCTCAACATTGGAAGTGTCTAGCCCGGTCAGGTGGTCAAGTATTGGAATGATAATAAAGGCAAAGGCTACGGCCATAAAATTCCAGGCACCGCCTGCATAATAACCAAGTATAACTAAGGCAGGCAGGATAAAGGCTGTAAAAAAACCTATCTTTTTAAAACTTCCCATAAACGAAATTTACAAAGGCGGGTTCGAAATTCCGAGCGATAGATTAATCGGAAGCTATTTGAAATACCGGTTTCCTTTCGATGGTTGTGGTGTTATCGATTTCTTTGAGGTGTTCCTTGTTTACCAGGATGAACTTATTGTACTGGTTAACTACCGCATCATAAGCTGAGCGGTAGTTTTCCACCCGTTGTTCGGCTGTCCTGATGTCTTCCACCAGATTTTGCATGGTGGTGTTATAGGCATAGGCTGAATACGATTCGGCCAGTACAACCAGTTCGGTCACTAATGAATTGGAGGCAAAATCATACTCATCAACTACATCTGAATTGCCAAGGCTTTTGGGTGTGTAACGAATCCTTTTGAGTTGTTCGATGCGTTGATCGAGTGCTTTTAATTTATCGGCATCAAACTGTCCGGTAACTTGTAGTTCGTGCACGAGGTAGTGCATGGACTTGATTTTTTTATTATCGTCATTGATCATCAGGTTCCAGGAAGTTAGTATACTATCCTGCAGGTTCAGGTATACCTCGGTAAGTGAATCGGTGATGGAAAAGGCAGAAGCCATTTCGCTGGTGTTTCTGGAAGTACATCCACTTCCATAACCTACCAGGCCAATCAGCGCTACCCTTATTAAAAACTGATACTTTTCCATACCGGACACTCTATCGAATACGGCCGAAAGTAATAAAAGTTATGACCAGCTTAGTGACAATTGTCATGCAGGTGCTAAAATCATGAAAAATAGCAAAAACCACTGCTTTATTTAAAGAGGCTTGAATTGTTCAAAGGCCTCCTGGCAGTTATTACAATAATGTATAGACCGGCACAGGGTTGGGCCAAATGGGTTTTTTAGTTCGGTATTGGTGCCATTGCAGCGTGGGCATTGGGCATATTCCAGTATATCGATATCGGTAAACAGGTTTCCGGATGGGGGCGGGGCAAGCCCAAATTTTTTCAATGCCAACCTGCCTTTTGTGGATATCTTATCGGAGGTCCAGGGCTCTTTAAAGGAGATGTTCACATTAACCTTACTGATCCCTTTTCGGTTCAAAACTTCAATAACATCCTGTTTCATCATGTCCATGGCCGGGCAGCCAACAAAGGTTGGCGTCATTTCAATATAAACGGCCTCATTTTCAGTTTTTACATCGGTAATAACCCCAAGATCGACCAATGACAATACGGGTATCTCCGGATCTTTTACCTCTTCCAACCAGCTTTTGATTTCTTCTACTGAAAGGTTACCCATGGTTGTTGATTTTTTACCACTCGGCTGTTGGATCAATATTAAACACCTCGCTCATTTCATCCAGCAAAGGCTGAAGGTGCTCGCTGTGTTTTCCGTTTCTTCCGCCAAGAATGGGCTGCGTTGTTTTCCAATCCGGCAAATGAAGTTGTGTTTGGTTAATAACCTCTTCCACTTTGGTCAACCACCTTTCTTTAAGCGTTTGTTCTCCACCAAAAATGCCTTCGGCAATGAGTTCCTGTTCATAAGGTGATTCTTCAAAAATACCCAAGGCATAAGGAAGGGTGTACTCAAGTGAACGTTGAAGCCTTCTAATGCTTTCTTCGGTGGCACTGCCAAGTTGTTTTACCCAGGTGTTGGCATGCAGGGTGTGGTAGCGAAGTTCGGCTCGGATTTTAACGGCCAGTTCTGCCAAAGGAGAATACGATGATTGCATAAGCATTTCGAAGCGGATGATCTCTGCAGTGTCGTAAAGGAAATGACGGATCAGGCTGAAATCATATTCGCCATTGGGAAGCTCCGTGAAAATGCAATTGTGAAACTGGTCGGCATTTCGGGTAAAGGCAATTGTATCCGGCTCCTGTTCACCCAACGAATGCAAAATGGAATATATGGCATGACTTTGTCCCACTTTATCTTGTGCCATGGAAGAAAAGGCAATGTCTTCTTCCAGCAAAGGACCAAAGCCTGTCCATTCCGAGTTACGGTGACCGAGGATCAATTGATCATCGGCTATTTTATAAAGGAGTTCTTTTAACGCGAGAGTATTCATGGTTGTTTTGAAATAGCTTTCCGGTCCTGTCTTTCAAATTTTGTGAGCCAAAAGACTTTTAATTTTTTTGCCTGTCCAAAAATTCTGTCAGTTTATCGCCCGCCTTGTATGCTGATGCATCCCTGAATTTCTTTTCGGGCAAGGTTAACCATAGTTCTTGTTCTTCGGGTTTTGTAAACCTGATATCGCTGGTGCGAATGGCCCAAAGGTTATAAATGACTTTACCGGTATTGTAAACTTTTTTGGCTTCACTCATGGCTTCCTGAGGGGTAACGGCTTGCACCGTTCCGGCATGGATGTGTTGTTTTCCACGCTTTATAAGTTGATAAATTTCGTACGCTATTTTTTCTCCGGGCTGTGCCGGTATTTCATGAATAAATTCAAAAACACTCGTGTTCCCCTCCGTCATGGGTGATGTATAAACATTCCTGGTATCGACCACATAAATGGAAACACAGGTAAATCTTCGGGTAAAGGCTTCCTTGGCCAGTACAAAAGCTAATTCCAGGTTGGGTGCATGTACGATGCCTTCATGCTGAAAGGGTTTACCTTCTTTTGGTTGAACAAAAACCTCAAAAGTACCAAACTGATCAAGTGGGGCTTTTGGCTCCACCTGCCCGGGTTGCCCAATTTTTGGGAGTCGCTTAACTCTTGGATCTAATGAATTCATAGTTGGTTACGAGCAATAGCTTGAACGGCAAACAGCTTAGTAACGGAACACCGTCAAGCTAACGGAGTAACATAAGTGGTTTTGGGGGACTTTAATGCCTCGCGCACCCATCGGCCACGCGCTTCGGCTATCCTTCGTACTTCAAGGCGTTCTTTGTTGCAAGGGCCATCTCCATTAATCACCCGCTTGAATTCCTCCCAATCAGGTTCGGTATATTCCCAGCGGCCGGTTTCTGTATTTTTCTTCAGGTTAGGATCGGGTATGGTAAAGCCAAGCTCCCATATTTTGGGCACGTACATATCCAGGAATTGATTGCGCATATCATCGTTGGATGACATTTTTACTTTCCACTTCATCAGTATTTCTGTATGGGCCGAGATTTTATCGGAAGGCCCAAAAAAATGCATCATAGGAGCCCACCACCGGTTCAAGGCTTCCTGAAACATTTCGCGTTGCTTATGGGTGCCGGTAGCCAGGTATATTACACAGTGGTGGCCGTACTTTAAATGGAAGGATTCTTCAGCACAAATCCGGTCGAGCGCGCGGCAGTAAGGTCCATAACTTCCTTTTGCATTGGCCAATTGGTTTACAATAGCCCCCGCATCTACCAGCCAGGAGATAAAGCATGAATCAGCCCATGTAAAGGCAGGATAGTTAAAGATGTTGGAGTATTTGGATTTTCCGGTGATCAGGTCGTTGATCATTTCTTCCCGCGATTTCCCCAGGGTTTCGGCAGCGCTGTACAGTAATTGGGCGTGACCGACTTCATCCTGAACTTTTGCCATAAGCGAAAGTTTACGTTTAAATCCGGGCGCACGTGTAATCCAGGTGCCTTCCGGAAGCGCGCCAATGATTTCACTATGCGCGTGCTGTTCGATCATGCGAATGAGTTGCTTTCGGTAGAGCTGGGGCATCCAGTCGGTGGGTTCAATTTTTTCGCCCCGTTCAATGCGGGCTTCAAATTCGGCCAGCTTTATTGGGTCTTCCTGGGCCAGGCCATCAGTTTTTATACCTTCAAAGGTGTTGCCTCCTCCATACATAGTCGGAAAAATTTAATATGAGCAAAACTAACAACTGTTAGTGGAAGAACAAGGTGGCTATCCTTTTTGTTTCAACCCGTTAATAAGCATATCGGCTAATTGCTGCCCAAGGTTTTCGGGTTCAATGGTGCTGTCGGGGCTAAACCATGCAGGCATCCAGTTAAGTGATGAGAAGAGCGTCATCACGGCCAGTTTGGTATCTATTTCTTTTCTGAAACCACCGCTTGATATACCCTCTTCAATTATGGTTTTAAACCGGTTGATGTAGTTGATGCGCAACAAGAGGAAATCGCGTAAGTAGGGCTGGCTTAAATGGCGGTGTTCGTTCATAAACACGGCAGAGGCGGTAAGGTCGCGGGCCATAACTTTTACGTGCCCGATTATACCCAACCTTAGTTTTTCGCTGGCCGAAACGTTTTTCTTCTCCACCTCCAGCAATGAGGCCCTGAAATCGGCAGCCATATCAAAGCAAAGGGTACGCAGGATTTCTTCTTTGGATTTGATGTGCGAATACAAACTGGCAGCTTCAATACCCAGCTTTTGGGCGAGGTCGCGCATGGAAGCAGCCGAGTATCCTTTCTCCTTGAAAAGCTCTGCGGCCATCCGGATTACCTGCTCTTTTCGCGAAAGATTTGAAATTGCTTCTGCCATAGATTCTAACCTTCAAAAATATAAGAAAATAGTTACACGCTGAAACTTCCTTTCTATAATTTGCCTGACAGAATGAACTGATTCAATGAACTATCACTCCCTCGGGCAATACTTTTATAAATTGTACGCCATACTCTTCATAGTGATGTTGGTGCCTATCCTTTTCTTTATTCTTTTATATCAGGCCTTGCGTGTAAAGATGGTTACAACGCCAGGTCATTTATTTCCTGCGGATTATACCTCCCTTGTAGCTGGCATTGCAGTTTGTGTTGTGTGGGGTGTAGCGTTTATGGTTTTTTACAACAGGCTAAAGGCTATTCGAAAGGTAGTTAGTTTGGGTGAACGTTTAAGCCGGTATGCTAACCTAACTATCGTACGTTCAGTTTTATTTTCGCTTGGCTTGCTCATGCTTACGGTGGGTTATTTTTTTTCTGAGAACCCATGGCTGACAATTGCTTTTATGACTAGCTTATTTATACCCGCTTTTTTTTGGCCTGTACCCGCCCGTGTTTGCCGTCATCTTAAATTAAAGGCCGATGAACGGATGATGGTGTATTACAAGATGGATGATCTCTGATGGTTTATTGAAAAATGTGAATGTCCTGCAAATGCCTTTGGATGGAGTACGAATAAAAAAACATGTCGTTCAGGAATAACCCGAACGACATGTACCCAAGAGCGTCAGTTCTTTTTAAAAAATGACACCAAAACTAAATGCATTTAACTTAGGGTTATCAACTTTGTTGGTACTGAACAATTCATTCAGGTCGTAATTGAAAAAGAAATCAGTAGAACGGATGCCGAGTTGCACACGAACACCATACCGAAAATTGTTGAGGTAAAAATTGTCGCGGTTTTTATCTTTTTCACGTCCTCCGTCACTATACACCTGTTTAGAATGGCTGCCTAGCCTGTACCCTGCATACGGCCCTGCACCAATCCGGAATGAGCTGCCGTATGCGTTCCACATGCGTGTTTTTTTACCGCGTCCGCCAAAATCAAGCATCGGGATAAAGGATATGTTGGCATAGGTTCCGGTAAGCTTGCTTTTAATAAAGTTTGCATCGCGCGGGTCTTCTGAAAATTGAACTCCATCTTCTGTTTTTGAAAGAAGGATATTGTCTTTTTGAAATTTGAAGTTGTACCAGCTTAATCCTGCACCCCACTCAATGAAGAGCTTACCGCCTACGTGTGTGTGCTGTACAGAGTTAATGCCCACATACCACGACCCCCACGGGCGCACGGCATACAATTCGTTGTTGTCATCCGGAAATTTTCCTTCGTTCAGGTAGTTGTTTACGCCAAGATCGAAGTTTATGGAGTGGCGGCTCCTACGGGCGTACCGAATGCTGCGTTCTTTGCGCCATTGCTCATCGTTGTCGTCATTATCCCAGGTAATAACCTCGTACTCACGCCTGATCTCTGGTTGCTGGGTAACGGGCTCTTGTACCGGCTCGGTTTGAGTTTCCGTTGGCTTGCTTTCAATCCGGTTTAGAATATCGGTGAACAGCGCCTGGAAATCATATTGCCTGAGTGTTGGTAAATCCTTTCGGTCTTTAATGGTAAAAACCACCCGACTGGTTTTGGCCAGTTCAACCACTACGGTGTCGGGTTTCTGTTGGGCATGTGCCGTCAGCATCAGGCCAAGGGTAATCAGTGTTAAAAAGAATGTCTTCATCTCGTTTTAATTTTTTTTCGATTGTTGCTTTTTTTCATCAATGAAATTCAGCGCAAAAATTTCATCTTTCATCTGCCTCAGATCGCCTAGCGCATGCTCACCGTTTTTCAGGTTATACGCTACGCTCATCAGCATTTGCATACGAGATGATTTTTTTTCTTCCTGGGTTGCTTCAGGTTCAGGTTGTTGGCGTAAATATTTTTGATTTACTTCATCGGCCGTCAACACCAGGTAAACACTGGTTGATGAGTTATCCAACGTGTTGTCCGTTTGTGCCAACAATAATCCTGTGTTTACAATTTCTGTGTCAGGCAGAAATTCTTCCGGTTGCTTTTCTGCTTCAGTGTGCTTCGGAATAGAGGTTGCAATTGCCTCTTTAATTTTTTCTCTTTCAGTTGAAGTTGAAATTTGACTTTCTTCAGCCAATAAATGTTCAGTATTTGAGGACTTATCATTGGTTGTTATGTCGGGCACATGGTTCTTACTGTTTTCCTGATGTGCTGTTATGTTGCTTTGATTTTGTTCAGCGGAAATATTCCAAAGCATGACTGACGCCACCGAAAGCAAAACTAACCCTGCAGCAATTTTGAGCCATAGCAATTTTTTGCTGGGTTTAGCTAAACTGGCTTCAATACGGTTCCACGCATCAGCCGAAGGCTTGAGCTGAAAGTGCTCCAGCTTATCGTGGAATAATTTGTCAGGTTGTTGTGTCATGGCGTTGTTGTTGAATAGTCCAGTCACGTTCTGTTAAAAGCTTTTGCAGGTAGGTTCGGGCACGGCTTAATTGCGATTTGGATGTGTTTTCGCTTATGCCCAGTTGTTCGGCTATTTCTTTATGCGAGTAACCGTCAATAGCATACAGGTTAAAGACCATGCGGTACCCAACCGGTAACTCCTGTATCATGTTCATCAGGTCTTCGGCTTCCAGGTGATCGGTTATGCTGTTATAGTCTGGTTCGCGATCGGCCACTTCCAGTTCTGTTTCCAGGTACATGGAGCGGTTACGCCTAAGGTAGGTGAGGGCTTCATTTACGACCACCCGCCTGATCCATCCCTCAAAACTCCCCTCGTTTTTAAACTGATCGATCCGTTCAAATACCTTGGTAAAAGCTGTTACCAGTACATCTTCGGCATTCATGGAGTCCTTAACATACCGATAGCATATGGCGTACATTTTTGACGAATAGGTGTCATAAAGGCGCTTTTGCGCCTGTTGATCGCGCTTTTTGCACCCTTTTAACAGTTCCTCTTCAGTAGCCCGGTAAATTTTAAATTCCATTTAAACGGTTCGCCAATAAGATGGTAAATGCCTGCGGCAGGTTGCATGGGGTAGTTAAAAAATTAACAACCTTAATAAGCCGCTTCGTAATCAACCCGGATTGTAATTTCGGTGAATTGCCCGGGCTTAACAATAACGCAGTTTATGCGGTTTTGGCTGTCAAAACGGTTGGCAAAAAGGCCATTCTTTTCTTTAATAAAGATGGAATATTCACCGGGTGGCAAGGTGGCTTTGAAAAATCCATTTTTTGCACTTTTAACCTTCTTCACGAGTACCGTCTGGATGTGGTAGAAAAAAACGCCATCCATTGAGGCCTGAGTAAGTGTTGTAGCCTGATAGACCAGTATCTCACGTTTTATACCCAAAGGTTTGCTGGCAGGTCCATCCGGACCCGGCATTTGATTTCCGCTTACCCACTCAACTTTACCCTTAATGCCTTGCTGGCCTAGTAAAGAAATGGCGGGCAAAACCAGTATGAGTGCAAGTAAAAGTTTTTTCATAGGGCAAGTTAGCTCACTTAAAGAGTGAACCGATAACCATGCCGATGAAAAAGATGAAAATCAGGAACAGTAAAATAAGCATAGGGTATGATGGGTTTAGTCTTTAATTACTTCGGTGGGGTTGCCTTTATAACTCACTTTGCTGGCCAGGCCTTCGTCAATTTCCAGCCGGCCGATAACGTAAACCCTGGCCTTGGAAGCGCCACTGGCTTCCACCAGCGCATCTTTAACCTTAAAGTCATAACCATCAAACTTCGATGCCCCAATGATTTTGGCATCCATCTTTGTTCCTTCACCGGAAAGCGAAAGTTCGGAGGCGCCACTTAAATACAAGGCCAGGTTACGGGCATTCACATCGGCTTTCACTTTTATAGCACCCAGTACTTTTATTTTCAGGTTGTCTTCGGTAAATCCGTTCACAAATACTTTACCGGCCCCTTTCAAATTAATTTTATCTACTTCGGGCATGGTAATGTTGATTTTCATTTCTTCAAACCGCAACGGGTTTTTCCTTAACCTGAACCTTTTCTCGTCCGAGTAATCAATAACCAGCGTGTTTCCCATGCGCACCACCTTATACTTTTCTTTCTCCGATGCAGGGCCAATCAGCTCAACTTCATATCCGTTTCCTTGCTTGATATACAAATCAAACAGTCCGCTGATCTCCAACTCATTAAAATCGGTCAGGTTGCTTGTTGTTACACCATCGGTTTCATCAATGTCGTTTTCCCAATCCTGATCCTCGAAGGATGATTCACTGCGTTGTTGTTCCGGGCATGTGGTGCAGGTTAAGTAGCCATCTTTACCGATAACCCACGTATTGCCGTTGCGGCTATCGCGATCGATATACTGGTTAACCAGTCGCCAGATGTCACCATCCAGCACAAACGGGTAGTCGTACGGGATGTAGAGTGTAAGGTTTAAACGCTGGGCACGGAAGATTGCGTCATCTTTAAAGCGAATGTTTGAATCAAACGTGAGGATGGAATCCTGTTGGGCAACCATATACTCGACCATTTGCGCATTCTCGATTGCTTTTAAGCGCGAGCTGCCGCGGGCTTCAAACAGTTGTACCAGTTTTAACGAAGTGCCTTCATATCCTTTCAGGGTTAGCGAAGTTACTTTGTAGTCATCAAGCCCGGTTTCGCGCATGTTGAGCACGGCTGTTTTGCCACCCAAGTCATAGGTTTGCTCTACTTTGGTTTCACCATCCTCCCTAAAGGCAATGGCAATTTTGGGAACGGAAAAGCTCAGCACAATTATGGACAGGAAGAACATAATGAACATGCTCCAGCCCACGGCTGCACCAAACACAATGCGGTTAGCGATGGTTGAAATACCCAACAGCATAATGATAATGCCGGGGATAAGCCCACCGATAAAGGCCATTACTGCGGTAATGGGTGGTACGGCCCTGCTAAAAGCTTCCATAGGCAGGCTAACATCCTGCCAGCCCACCCATGCGGAAGAAAATGTAAACAATCCGAACAACGCCCCACCGGCAATAAGCACGGATAAAACCAGGCTAAGCCCAAACAGCATAATGAAAATACCGATACCCACGCGCAATACATCGGCAATAGGGTCGATGATTTTGCCCAACCCGGTTAGCACCCAGCCAATGGCACGGAAAGGGAACAACAGAATTTTGGTGATTACACTTTCTTCTTCGGCTGGTTGTTCATCCTGGCCTTTTTTTATGTTCGATTCGATATTGGAAAGGGTAACCGGCTCGCCTTGCATTTGCATTTTATCGGTTATGGATCGGGCCTCGGGCACCACGATCCAGAACACGATGTAGGCAATAAACCCAATGCCTCCGAAAAATGCTGTTATTATAAAGATCAACCGGACGATGATGACATCCATTTTCAGGTACGCAGCCAGCCCGCTGGCCACTCCGCCAATCACTTTTTTATCGGTGTTGCGAAAGAGCTTTTTGGTGATGGTGGGTTCTTCCAGGTCATCGGAGCCCGGCACGATAATCCATAGTACCACATAGGCGATAAGGATGATACCATACGCAAAGGTGAGGAGCGCGAACAGTAGCCTGATCCACACCGGGTCCACATTAAAGTAATTGCCCAGCCCGGCACAAACCCCACCCAATATTTTGCGTTTCTGGTCGCGCA is part of the Cyclobacteriaceae bacterium genome and harbors:
- a CDS encoding LysM peptidoglycan-binding domain-containing protein, which gives rise to MFKLLVITGLSFFNPRADSIGIETINGKTFIVHQVSEKETLYAISRRYGVTVNQILEFNKTADAGLEIGQILKVPYVPKPKVAKGTTLHKVAERETLFSISKIYGVTVDELKQWNNLSDNTLALGQELVIKSTNTTNNVLSSPPDLQPKSLRLVHTVAEKETLFSISRQYGVTVQQLKEWNNLTTEALHIGQTLFLTHPVYSGEEKVTKIQTEVTPPTQVPEVKQPEVRVTSVEEKSPVITISESVTNKDEVKQSGIAELIDGTEANRKYLALHRTAPVGTILKVRNEMNNREVFVRVVGKLPDTALTDKLIIKISKSAYDRLGAIDPRFRVEVTYYK
- a CDS encoding TetR family transcriptional regulator, coding for MAEAISNLSRKEQVIRMAAELFKEKGYSAASMRDLAQKLGIEAASLYSHIKSKEEILRTLCFDMAADFRASLLEVEKKNVSASEKLRLGIIGHVKVMARDLTASAVFMNEHRHLSQPYLRDFLLLRINYINRFKTIIEEGISSGGFRKEIDTKLAVMTLFSSLNWMPAWFSPDSTIEPENLGQQLADMLINGLKQKG
- a CDS encoding phenylacetic acid degradation b, giving the protein MNSLDPRVKRLPKIGQPGQVEPKAPLDQFGTFEVFVQPKEGKPFQHEGIVHAPNLELAFVLAKEAFTRRFTCVSIYVVDTRNVYTSPMTEGNTSVFEFIHEIPAQPGEKIAYEIYQLIKRGKQHIHAGTVQAVTPQEAMSEAKKVYNTGKVIYNLWAIRTSDIRFTKPEEQELWLTLPEKKFRDASAYKAGDKLTEFLDRQKN
- the paaC gene encoding phenylacetate-CoA oxygenase subunit PaaC, which translates into the protein MNTLALKELLYKIADDQLILGHRNSEWTGFGPLLEEDIAFSSMAQDKVGQSHAIYSILHSLGEQEPDTIAFTRNADQFHNCIFTELPNGEYDFSLIRHFLYDTAEIIRFEMLMQSSYSPLAELAVKIRAELRYHTLHANTWVKQLGSATEESIRRLQRSLEYTLPYALGIFEESPYEQELIAEGIFGGEQTLKERWLTKVEEVINQTQLHLPDWKTTQPILGGRNGKHSEHLQPLLDEMSEVFNIDPTAEW
- a CDS encoding LemA family protein; this encodes MEKYQFLIRVALIGLVGYGSGCTSRNTSEMASAFSITDSLTEVYLNLQDSILTSWNLMINDDNKKIKSMHYLVHELQVTGQFDADKLKALDQRIEQLKRIRYTPKSLGNSDVVDEYDFASNSLVTELVVLAESYSAYAYNTTMQNLVEDIRTAEQRVENYRSAYDAVVNQYNKFILVNKEHLKEIDNTTTIERKPVFQIASD
- a CDS encoding sigma-70 family RNA polymerase sigma factor; this translates as MEFKIYRATEEELLKGCKKRDQQAQKRLYDTYSSKMYAICYRYVKDSMNAEDVLVTAFTKVFERIDQFKNEGSFEGWIRRVVVNEALTYLRRNRSMYLETELEVADREPDYNSITDHLEAEDLMNMIQELPVGYRMVFNLYAIDGYSHKEIAEQLGISENTSKSQLSRARTYLQKLLTERDWTIQQQRHDTTT
- a CDS encoding alkane 1-monooxygenase translates to MGSFKKIGFFTAFILPALVILGYYAGGAWNFMAVAFAFIIIPILDHLTGLDTSNVEADQMKLVSEEKYYRFVTYIWTYVQLLFVVWGCYAITQGKLQSLPEWAGFVLSFSLVTGGIGITVAHELGHKKSSLERFYSKLLLMTVCYMHFYIEHNRGHHVYVATPEDPATARKNENFYAFWFRSVFVGYWHAWGHEKSSLHKKGISAFHWKNSMIWFTVLPVLFCGTLMLVTHYLTGYASWQIPVFLFAQSFFAFTLLELVNYVEHYGIVRKQVAPGKYERVNPLHSWNASHLISNFFLFQLQRHSDHHANAIKRYQVLNHYNESPQLPYGYPTMILMALIPPLWFAFMNPRLENWSTKIYQQAVPQ
- the paaA gene encoding 1,2-phenylacetyl-CoA epoxidase subunit A, with product MYGGGNTFEGIKTDGLAQEDPIKLAEFEARIERGEKIEPTDWMPQLYRKQLIRMIEQHAHSEIIGALPEGTWITRAPGFKRKLSLMAKVQDEVGHAQLLYSAAETLGKSREEMINDLITGKSKYSNIFNYPAFTWADSCFISWLVDAGAIVNQLANAKGSYGPYCRALDRICAEESFHLKYGHHCVIYLATGTHKQREMFQEALNRWWAPMMHFFGPSDKISAHTEILMKWKVKMSSNDDMRNQFLDMYVPKIWELGFTIPDPNLKKNTETGRWEYTEPDWEEFKRVINGDGPCNKERLEVRRIAEARGRWVREALKSPKTTYVTPLA
- the paaJ gene encoding phenylacetate-CoA oxygenase subunit PaaJ, which translates into the protein MGNLSVEEIKSWLEEVKDPEIPVLSLVDLGVITDVKTENEAVYIEMTPTFVGCPAMDMMKQDVIEVLNRKGISKVNVNISFKEPWTSDKISTKGRLALKKFGLAPPPSGNLFTDIDILEYAQCPRCNGTNTELKNPFGPTLCRSIHYCNNCQEAFEQFKPL
- a CDS encoding OmpA family protein; this translates as MKRCVAGFILFIRAVSLVSQNLVPNPSFEELIRCPHSFSTTRNDFMVPGWTSPTKGTPDLFHACSWGEADVPYNWAGSSNAKTGKGYAGIYVWMSTGSNYREYIQCEIAEPLTANARYRISFFFKLASNSVYTINRMGLALTTEKIEFNHDRVIDLVPTLSVEKDTALDMATGKWEEALLEYTATGGERYLTIGNFFNDKLTKHARLSHRIGSNSMLATSAYYYVDDVSVTPLDPLPVVSSSQQFQSENIELNKDYILKNIQFEFDSYTLLKSSHPELDEIVNILMENPAFQVRLSGHTDFVGSDDYNLLLSRNRARSVADYLITKGIKPERISSFGFGKSRPLVNEQTEKARSLNRRVEIRFTEEQPADKF